The genome window CAGCACGTATTTTAAAAGGTGAAAAGCCAGGACAGATGGCAGTTAATAATTACCATCATGGAGAACCGGTTCTTAATTTAAAGCAAGCACGTAAGTTAGGAATAAAAGTTCCAGCAGATTTTCAACGAGAAGCAGAACAACATGGAACAGTCTTTAAGTAAGATAGTGGGAAAATTCCGAATAATAAGAAAAATTGAAGAAGATAACATTCGCTAGGTAACATTCTGTTGTATACTTACCACAGATTGTGTTGTAAATCGTTAGAAATACGTTAAAATAATAATGTGAAATTGCTTGTGGATAAGTCAGTGGATAACTAACAGTAAATTTAAAGTAATTTTATAAATGTTGGTATATCAATAAAATTTATTGTTCAAAACTTATCCACAAGTTGAATGTGTATTTGTGGATAAGTGGAATTCTTTGTATAATCCCTGTAACAACGCTTACGGGCCCAAGGTATTACGGAATCATTACTGAACAATTGTTCCTGTAGATAACTGTGGATAAGTAATTTTTAAGAAAACGCTTTTTCAACAAAAAATTAACCGAACATTCGGGAAAAGTAAAAAAATCTACACTGGTCTGTGGATAACTTTGTGGATAAACTGTGGAAGGTAGTGGATATCTTGAATATAAAAATTATTGGTGTGGGTAAGTTAAAAGAAAAGTATTTTAAAGCGGGAATTGCTGAATATGCTAAACGACTTGGACGTTATTGTAAATTTGAAATTGTTGAGGTTCCTGATGAAAAAGCACCTGAATCTTTAAGCCAAGCAGAAATGGATGAAGTAATGGCAAAGGAAGGGGAACGGATTCTTGATAAAATCAAAGATCGCGAATATGTATATGCTTTAGCGATTAAAGGTAAAGAACGTTCTTCTGAAGAGTTTGCAAAAGAAATCAATAAATTAACAACTTATGGTCACAGTGATATTACTTTTGTGATCGGCGGTTCATTAGGGTTAAGTCCAGCAGTATTAAAACGGGCAGATGCCCAAATTTCGTTTGGACGTTTTACCTTACCTCATCAATTAATGCGTTTAGTTTTAAGCGAACAAATTTATCGAGCTTTTACCATCATCAATGGTCTCCCATATCATAAATAAAGAATTTCCTGAGTTTTGGTTAGATTATTATTTATCGTTGTTAGCGATGGTATAGTGTAAATATGAAGTGTAATGGCATAAGAATTAAAGGATTTGATTTAAAATAGGCATACGAGGTTACCAAGTAATTCTTTTAGGGGTAATGGCAGGAATATGCATTTTAGTGATGCAAGGAAAAGCAAGTGCAATGATAGTAAATGAAGCACGGCTGACATTGCCTAATGAAAAAAGAATTGAGTATGATGAATTTGAACGGTACCAGTTTCGGGCAAAACAGTTACGAACTTGGTGGCAAGTCAAGCGACCAAAATATAAAATTGATTGGTCATTTTATCATAAGAAACGAGGATACTGGGATTAGCTCAGGTCCTCGTTTTTCTTTTAACTTTTCAAAAAAGCTATTAAAATGAAGATATTAAAAGGAGGCAATGATAATGAAAAAAGTTGGGATTATAGTCGGCAGCGTTCGTCCAAATCGGCGGAGCATGCAAGTAGCAAACTGGTTAAAAGTTCAATTAAAGAAAAGTACAAAGGTTCAATTTGACATCATCGACCTAAAAGAAGTTAATTTACCGATGATGGATGAACCTAAAATTCCTTATTTGGGTTTATATGTTCACGAAAAAACGCGTAAATGGAGTGAGTTAGTACAAAGCTATGATGGTTTTGTGTTAGTTTTTCCGCAATACAATTGGGGCTATCCAGCAGTTTTGAAAAATGCGATTGATTACTTAGGAAAAGAATGGCAAGGAAAGCCGGTTAGTTTAGTAACATTCGGTGGACATGGCGGCTCGCAAGCACAAATTGCAATGAAATTGGTCGTAACCGGCTTAAAGATGGCGGCGCTTCCTGTTGATCTACAAGTTAACTTGCTGCCAGATGATTCAACTT of Limosilactobacillus reuteri subsp. reuteri contains these proteins:
- the rlmH gene encoding 23S rRNA (pseudouridine(1915)-N(3))-methyltransferase RlmH — translated: MNIKIIGVGKLKEKYFKAGIAEYAKRLGRYCKFEIVEVPDEKAPESLSQAEMDEVMAKEGERILDKIKDREYVYALAIKGKERSSEEFAKEINKLTTYGHSDITFVIGGSLGLSPAVLKRADAQISFGRFTLPHQLMRLVLSEQIYRAFTIINGLPYHK
- a CDS encoding NADPH-dependent FMN reductase; its protein translation is MIMKKVGIIVGSVRPNRRSMQVANWLKVQLKKSTKVQFDIIDLKEVNLPMMDEPKIPYLGLYVHEKTRKWSELVQSYDGFVLVFPQYNWGYPAVLKNAIDYLGKEWQGKPVSLVTFGGHGGSQAQIAMKLVVTGLKMAALPVDLQVNLLPDDSTSTADRKLNTYNTQAALLKTAFENELS